One segment of Sphingomonas morindae DNA contains the following:
- a CDS encoding MucR family transcriptional regulator translates to MEEANLIELTAEIVSAHVSNNQIDTAEVPALIANVHRALAAATAPQAVEAERPEPAVSIKASIRPDYLVCLEDGAKVKMLKRYLSARFGLTPDEYRRKWGLPRDYPMVAPNYAEKRKQLALAIGLGRKKPAEPVAKTRKPRARKAETAEA, encoded by the coding sequence ATGGAAGAGGCCAATCTGATTGAACTGACGGCCGAGATCGTCAGCGCGCATGTTTCGAACAACCAGATCGATACCGCCGAGGTGCCGGCCCTGATCGCGAATGTTCATCGGGCTCTCGCCGCCGCCACCGCGCCGCAGGCCGTCGAGGCGGAGCGCCCCGAGCCCGCCGTATCGATCAAGGCGAGCATCCGGCCCGATTATCTGGTCTGTCTTGAGGATGGCGCCAAGGTGAAGATGCTGAAGCGCTATCTGAGCGCGCGCTTCGGGCTGACACCGGACGAGTATCGTCGCAAATGGGGCCTGCCGCGCGACTATCCCATGGTCGCGCCCAACTATGCCGAAAAGCGCAAGCAGCTCGCGCTGGCGATCGGCCTTGGCCGCAAAAAGCCGGCCGAGCCCGTGGCGAAGACGCGCAAACCCCGCGCTCGCAAGGCCGAAACCGCCGAAGCGTGA
- a CDS encoding HU family DNA-binding protein has translation MNSADLAQHIAEGHSLSKADAKTLVDAVFTAVAEAAAKGEEVSISGFGKFKVKESAAREGRNPSTGATIQIAASRKLGFTPAKAVKDKLNG, from the coding sequence ATGAACAGTGCCGATCTCGCCCAGCACATCGCCGAAGGTCATTCGCTCAGCAAGGCGGATGCCAAGACCCTGGTGGACGCGGTGTTCACCGCCGTCGCCGAAGCGGCCGCGAAGGGCGAGGAAGTGTCGATCTCGGGCTTTGGCAAGTTCAAGGTCAAGGAGAGCGCCGCGCGCGAGGGCCGCAATCCGTCCACCGGCGCGACCATCCAGATCGCCGCGTCGCGCAAGCTCGGCTTCACCCCCGCCAAGGCGGTGAAGGACAAGCTGAACGGCTGA
- a CDS encoding replication initiator protein A: MTRANRTPIDAQFDLFLPYLSDLPMRDQREMMERPFFSLAKAKRLKAIDYRSPDGKVWVHVSANPDYGMATIWDADILIYCASMISDMRRRGLNDIPRTLHIMPFDLLRAIGRPTTGRAYELLGQALDRLQSTTVKTNIRADNRREATFSWLDSWSQLVDEKTERSRGMSLSLAGWFYEGLMMEGGVLSIDRAYFDISGGRERWLYKVARKHAGGAGEGGFAITMPTLFEKSGAEGQYRRFKFEIAKIAEKDALPGYALRLEQPAGKREPALRMIRRPAAAGAAIAPRAARVGAKRAASLATNGDAAAMAPGGEGAEPAPLIDAMATIRRTVTSLSTRATQGWVTDDTLATLRAECPGWDYQTLHQQFREWVEGDPARTPANYQNAFIGFVRGYHARNKHQLGR, from the coding sequence ATGACCCGCGCCAACCGCACCCCGATCGACGCCCAGTTCGATCTCTTCCTCCCCTATCTCTCCGATCTGCCGATGCGCGATCAGCGCGAGATGATGGAGCGGCCCTTCTTCAGCCTCGCCAAGGCGAAGCGGCTGAAGGCGATCGACTATCGATCGCCGGACGGCAAGGTGTGGGTGCATGTCTCGGCCAATCCAGATTATGGCATGGCGACGATCTGGGATGCCGACATCCTGATCTACTGCGCGAGCATGATCTCCGATATGCGGCGGCGCGGCCTCAACGATATTCCGCGCACGCTGCATATCATGCCCTTTGATCTGCTGCGCGCGATCGGCCGCCCCACCACCGGGCGCGCCTATGAGCTGCTCGGCCAGGCGCTCGATCGCCTGCAATCGACCACGGTGAAGACCAATATCCGCGCCGACAATCGCCGCGAGGCGACCTTCTCCTGGCTCGACAGCTGGTCGCAGCTGGTCGACGAGAAGACCGAGCGCTCGCGCGGCATGTCGTTGAGCCTGGCGGGCTGGTTCTATGAAGGGCTGATGATGGAAGGCGGGGTGCTCTCCATCGATCGCGCCTATTTCGACATCTCGGGCGGCCGCGAGCGCTGGCTCTATAAGGTGGCGCGCAAACATGCCGGCGGCGCAGGGGAGGGCGGCTTCGCCATTACCATGCCCACTTTGTTCGAGAAATCGGGCGCGGAGGGGCAATATCGCCGCTTCAAATTCGAGATCGCCAAGATCGCCGAAAAGGATGCGCTGCCCGGATATGCGCTGCGGCTGGAACAGCCCGCCGGCAAGCGCGAGCCGGCGCTCCGCATGATCCGCCGTCCTGCCGCCGCCGGCGCCGCCATTGCGCCGCGCGCCGCGCGCGTGGGGGCCAAGCGTGCAGCGTCCCTCGCGACCAACGGCGATGCGGCGGCGATGGCGCCGGGCGGGGAGGGCGCCGAGCCCGCGCCCTTGATCGACGCGATGGCGACGATCCGCCGCACCGTCACGAGCCTCTCGACGCGCGCCACCCAGGGCTGGGTGACGGACGATACCCTCGCCACGCTTCGCGCCGAATGCCCCGGCTGGGACTATCAGACGCTCCACCAGCAGTTCCGCGAATGGGTGGAGGGCGATCCCGCCCGCACGCCGGCCAATTACCAGAACGCCTTTATCGGCTTCGTGCGCGGCTATCACGCGCGCAACAAGCATCAGCTCGGACGCTGA
- a CDS encoding ParB/RepB/Spo0J family partition protein produces the protein MARKQSEYLAGLLGEDQTGEGSPPEETAPRAARLAPATLLSRESALARVASGEVRQVTQLLLDPARVRIWPGNARIYADLSEAGCRELIDSIIAEGGQKVPAVVRRVEGDPAHDYEVIAGTRRHWAIAWLRAHSYPDMMFLAQVAQLDDEAAFRLADLENRARSDVSDLERARNYATALTAHYEGHLTRMAERLKLSKGWLSKMIRVAGLPEAVIAAFASPAEIQLNPGYGLAQALSDPGDAALIEAEAGRLAAEQARRRAAGEGGVPAAEVLRRLLAAPRAGEAERPALFCWTSRLGRPGLSVLSANRQGVTVRLHAGSGATPADLADALREALRDLERHGRGLRR, from the coding sequence ATGGCGCGCAAACAGTCCGAATATTTGGCCGGCCTGCTGGGCGAGGATCAGACGGGGGAGGGGTCTCCCCCCGAGGAGACGGCGCCGCGCGCCGCCCGGCTCGCGCCCGCCACATTGCTCAGCCGCGAAAGCGCGCTCGCCCGTGTCGCCTCGGGCGAGGTCCGGCAGGTCACCCAATTGCTGCTCGATCCCGCGCGGGTGCGGATCTGGCCGGGCAATGCCCGCATCTATGCCGATCTGTCGGAGGCCGGCTGTCGCGAACTGATCGATTCGATCATCGCCGAGGGCGGACAGAAGGTGCCGGCCGTGGTGCGGCGGGTCGAAGGCGATCCCGCGCACGATTATGAGGTGATCGCGGGCACGCGCCGCCACTGGGCGATCGCCTGGCTGCGCGCGCACAGCTATCCGGACATGATGTTCCTCGCGCAGGTGGCGCAGCTTGACGACGAGGCCGCCTTCCGTCTCGCCGATCTCGAGAACCGCGCCCGCAGCGACGTGTCCGATCTCGAGCGCGCGCGCAACTACGCGACCGCGCTCACCGCCCATTATGAGGGGCATCTCACCCGCATGGCGGAGCGGCTCAAGCTCTCCAAGGGCTGGCTGTCCAAGATGATCCGCGTCGCCGGGCTGCCCGAGGCGGTTATCGCCGCCTTCGCCTCGCCGGCGGAGATCCAGCTCAACCCCGGTTATGGCCTGGCCCAGGCCCTGTCCGATCCCGGCGACGCCGCGCTGATCGAGGCGGAGGCGGGGCGGCTTGCGGCCGAGCAGGCGCGGCGCCGGGCGGCGGGCGAGGGGGGTGTGCCCGCCGCCGAGGTGCTGCGCCGCCTGCTGGCCGCGCCCCGCGCCGGAGAGGCGGAGCGGCCCGCGCTCTTCTGCTGGACCTCGCGGCTCGGCCGCCCGGGGCTGAGCGTGCTCTCCGCCAACCGCCAGGGCGTCACCGTGCGCCTCCATGCCGGATCGGGCGCTACCCCCGCCGATCTCGCCGACGCGCTGCGCGAGGCGCTGCGCGATCTGGAGCGCCACGGAAGGGGCCTGCGGCGCTAA
- a CDS encoding AAA family ATPase, whose amino-acid sequence MAEAGERMIERLRRKAFLPESRKGLNVRFGIAEAAQLLGCSTNRIRMAEEDGRLPAPPASDSGRRLGYTVEELLHMRAVLDASPARQEQDQPAIIAVQNFKGGVGKSTVTCHLAHYFAVQGYRVLVVDCDSQATTTTLFGFNPHFNITREQTLYPYLSIDPTQADLLYAVQKTPWPNVDLIPSNLELFDVEYELAAAGADGGSILATRFRKLKKGLADLARNYDVVILDPPPALGTISLAVMQAANALLVPLAATTPDFCSTVQFLSMMDQVLGQLAQAGIEVDYGFVRLLCSKFDANDPSHAMVRQIMEGTFGPALLPVPILDSAEISHAALRMMTIYELEKPIGTARTHKRCRSNLDEALAQVEQLVRRGWGRVEPLPEEAIVHAA is encoded by the coding sequence ATGGCCGAGGCGGGCGAGCGCATGATCGAGCGCCTGCGCCGCAAAGCCTTTCTACCCGAAAGCCGGAAGGGGCTGAATGTCCGCTTCGGCATCGCCGAGGCCGCGCAGCTGCTCGGCTGCTCCACCAACCGCATCCGCATGGCGGAAGAGGATGGCCGCCTCCCCGCCCCGCCCGCGTCCGATAGCGGCCGCAGGCTGGGCTACACGGTGGAGGAGCTGCTGCACATGCGCGCCGTGCTGGATGCCTCGCCGGCGCGGCAGGAGCAGGATCAGCCCGCGATCATCGCGGTGCAGAATTTCAAGGGCGGCGTCGGCAAGTCGACCGTCACCTGCCACCTCGCCCATTATTTCGCGGTGCAGGGCTATCGCGTGCTGGTGGTCGATTGCGACAGCCAGGCGACCACCACGACGCTCTTCGGCTTCAACCCGCATTTCAACATCACGCGCGAGCAGACGCTCTATCCCTATCTCTCGATTGACCCGACCCAGGCCGATCTCCTCTACGCCGTGCAGAAGACGCCCTGGCCCAATGTCGATCTCATCCCGTCCAACCTCGAACTGTTCGATGTGGAATATGAGCTTGCCGCCGCCGGCGCGGATGGCGGATCGATCCTCGCCACCCGCTTCCGCAAGCTCAAAAAGGGCCTGGCGGATCTGGCGCGCAACTATGATGTGGTGATCCTCGATCCGCCGCCCGCGCTGGGCACGATCAGCTTGGCGGTGATGCAGGCGGCCAATGCGCTGCTGGTGCCGCTGGCGGCGACCACGCCGGATTTCTGCTCCACCGTGCAGTTCCTGTCGATGATGGATCAGGTGCTCGGCCAGCTCGCTCAGGCCGGGATCGAGGTGGATTATGGCTTTGTCCGCCTGCTCTGCTCCAAATTCGATGCCAATGATCCCTCGCACGCCATGGTGCGGCAGATCATGGAGGGCACGTTCGGGCCGGCGCTGCTGCCCGTACCGATCCTCGATTCCGCCGAGATCAGCCATGCCGCCTTGCGGATGATGACGATCTACGAGCTGGAGAAGCCGATCGGCACCGCCCGCACGCACAAGCGCTGCCGGTCCAATCTCGACGAGGCGCTCGCCCAGGTCGAGCAGCTCGTGCGACGCGGCTGGGGGCGGGTGGAGCCGCTGCCCGAGGAGGCGATCGTCCATGCCGCCTGA